The genomic window CAGGGCGAGGACTTCAGAATTGAAGACCGTCTGCAAGAGCTGAAAACCACGTTTCGGCAATCGGTCTACGGTGGCCCTACCGTTTATGCGCTCTGGCGCACTGCCTATGAAAAAGGCATTCCCACTTTTTACCTGTGGGACGAAGGCCTGGTTCAATACGGCTACGGTCGCAAGCAAGTGCGGGGCATCGCCACAACCTTCGACCAGGACAGCCATCTCGACTCCGATTTCACAACCCGCAAGGATGATTGCAAAGCCTTTTTGAGCACCCTCGGCTTTCCGGTGCCCAAAGGCGAAATTGTGGTCACGCTGAACGAAGCCTTATCGGCAGCTCGGGCAGTGGGTTATCCAGTTGCAGTCAAACCTGTGGTCGGTCACAAAGGGATTGGCGTGACTGCCGACGTGAGAGACCCAGATGCCTTGGAATTCGCCTTCGAGCGAGCGGTTGAAGCAATTGGCGAAGATCAAGCTCGGCAAATTATTGTTGAGCAGAGTATTTCTGGCTCTGACTTTCGCCTGCTGTGCGTCAATGGCGGTTTTGTTGCCGCTACCGAACGGCGAGCCGCTTCCGTAGTTGGCGATGGCTACTCTACTCTGTCGGAGTTAATCGAGCGCGAAAACCGGCGGTCAGCTCGACAAGATACACCCACCTCGCCACTCGGCAAAATTCACAGCGATGAGTCTATGCATCGTTACCTGAGTGAGCAGGGCTTAACTCTCGACAGCGTGATCGAAGAAGACCGCACCGTCTACCTGCGCAAGGTTGCTAATTTATCGGCAGGGGGCATGAGCATTGATGCCACCCATACGGTTCATCCAGACAACATTATCCTGGCTCAAGATATCGCTCAGCACTTGCGCTTGACCTGCCTGGGCATTGATGTGATTGCACGAGACCTGTCGCACTCTTGGCGGGATGGTGACTTTGGCATTTTGGAAATTAATGCAGCACCCGGTGTGTTCATGCACTTGAAGCCCGCCGTGGGTGAAAGTGTGGATGTAACTTCACCCATCCTTTCAACCTTCTTTGCTTCAGGTCGAGAAGCGCGGATCCCGATTATTACCTTCAATCGGGTAACGATTCAGGAACTGCAAGAAGTGGTCGATCACATTTTGTTTGAGCACCCTGATTGGACGATCGGCGCTGTTTGCCGAGAGGCCGTGTTGCTGAACCGCTCAGAGAAAGCGATCAACAGCCACTACAACAGCAACATCCAGAACTTGTTACGCAATCCTCGGCTCGATTTGCTAATCGCCGAATACAGTGAGGAGAGCTTGAACGATGAAGGCATGTTCTATCAAGGCAGTAATTTGATTGTCTTGAATAATCCGACCGAGGCTGAGCGGACGACGCTGATGCGTGATGCCTTTGAAGATGCGACCACGATCATCAAAGAGGGCGATACGATCTCTATTCGTCGTAAGGGCTTGATGGAGCAATATCGTCTCGGCCCAACTGAGCCATTCCTACGGGTCTATCAAAAGGAATTGGCGACGATTTTGTAGATATCTGTAATTGGCATTTGAGCTGAATTACAGGCAGCAACAGCAGGGCAAAACTTGGGCGTAAAACCCTTTACTTGCCCTGCTGTTTGTTTTGTTGAAACTGCTCAACCCGCTCAGCGAACTGCCGCAAGGTTTGGGGATATTGCTCCGCTGCAACCAGGGCGACATCGTTGTGATTCGCCTGATCCAGCCATAGTGCTTGCTTCGGTTCGGGAGCCGCTTCAAACAAGCGTTGGCTATGCCAGAAGGGAACCACGCCGTCTAGTTTGCCGTGGATAATCAGCACCGGGCAGCGCAGTTTGCGGATCTTGCGAAGGTTATCAAAACGGTCAAAGGGCACAATGGCAATCCGGGTCACGACCCGAAAAATAGCGACAAACGTGCTTTCCAACACGACACCCGCCAAGGGTTGACGAATTGCTAGATCCAAAGTGGGACCGCCACCAATCGAGCGTCCATATGCAATGATTCGGTCGCTTGGCACGCCTAATTTTGCAGTCAAATAATCGTAGGCCGCATCAACACTGGCATAGGTATTGCGCTCCGAAGCTCTGCCCTGACTGGTGCCATAG from Leptolyngbya sp. FACHB-261 includes these protein-coding regions:
- a CDS encoding cyanophycin synthetase; this encodes MGRERSTIVPRVNARKTDAFDIFNFKHYVGPNANLGTAALVFDFVTTEANQPRPLEDYVERLSERYPHLSHKTQSSYGHLFAQVIADVRKCDLDLYQDHCNVVVGESYTRIAVQSLHARTDRAVVYLVWDWFEAITQGEDFRIEDRLQELKTTFRQSVYGGPTVYALWRTAYEKGIPTFYLWDEGLVQYGYGRKQVRGIATTFDQDSHLDSDFTTRKDDCKAFLSTLGFPVPKGEIVVTLNEALSAARAVGYPVAVKPVVGHKGIGVTADVRDPDALEFAFERAVEAIGEDQARQIIVEQSISGSDFRLLCVNGGFVAATERRAASVVGDGYSTLSELIERENRRSARQDTPTSPLGKIHSDESMHRYLSEQGLTLDSVIEEDRTVYLRKVANLSAGGMSIDATHTVHPDNIILAQDIAQHLRLTCLGIDVIARDLSHSWRDGDFGILEINAAPGVFMHLKPAVGESVDVTSPILSTFFASGREARIPIITFNRVTIQELQEVVDHILFEHPDWTIGAVCREAVLLNRSEKAINSHYNSNIQNLLRNPRLDLLIAEYSEESLNDEGMFYQGSNLIVLNNPTEAERTTLMRDAFEDATTIIKEGDTISIRRKGLMEQYRLGPTEPFLRVYQKELATIL
- a CDS encoding alpha/beta hydrolase, with product MDDRKLRKLLLGEFSVKRMVSSLLFLYACLCLYAFFFTDRLMFPVPPASYRDTEAVIKLTASNGAQVSALYLPNQQADYTLLYSHGNGEDLGYIAPVLQQLQAIGFAVFAYDYQGYGTSQGRASERNTYASVDAAYDYLTAKLGVPSDRIIAYGRSIGGGPTLDLAIRQPLAGVVLESTFVAIFRVVTRIAIVPFDRFDNLRKIRKLRCPVLIIHGKLDGVVPFWHSQRLFEAAPEPKQALWLDQANHNDVALVAAEQYPQTLRQFAERVEQFQQNKQQGK